The Planococcus versutus genome contains a region encoding:
- a CDS encoding lipoate--protein ligase: protein MYFVDNKGITDPQINLAIEEYLLKTMDVEKDPFLLFYINEPSIIIGKNQNTAEEINTEYVDSNGIHVVRRLSGGGAVYHDLGNLNYSFITVDDGNSFRNFRKFTEPVVKALQSLGVDAELSGRNDLMAEGRKISGNAQFSTRGRMFSHGTLMFDTEIDAVVSALKVSKEKIESKGIKSIRSRVANISEFLKEPMTIEQFRMAILHSIFDGEDNVQYYELTDQDWENIHELSKERYGNWDWNYGKSPKFNIKHSHRFAVGGIDVRLQVEKGIVQDVNIYGDFFGVGDISEVEQAIAGSKYERVSLGKAIEGIDIPKLLGGITTEEFLKLIY from the coding sequence ATGTATTTTGTTGATAACAAAGGCATTACAGATCCACAAATTAACTTAGCAATTGAAGAATACTTATTAAAAACGATGGATGTAGAGAAAGATCCATTCTTGCTGTTTTATATTAATGAGCCTTCGATCATCATCGGCAAGAACCAAAATACTGCTGAAGAAATTAATACAGAGTATGTAGATTCTAATGGAATTCACGTAGTTCGACGTTTGTCTGGCGGTGGCGCTGTTTATCATGATTTAGGGAATTTAAATTACAGCTTTATCACAGTAGATGACGGCAATAGCTTCCGCAACTTTCGCAAATTTACTGAGCCTGTTGTAAAAGCATTGCAAAGTCTTGGTGTCGATGCTGAACTTTCAGGGCGCAATGACTTAATGGCAGAAGGACGAAAAATTTCAGGTAATGCTCAATTTTCAACAAGAGGTCGCATGTTCAGTCATGGAACCTTAATGTTTGATACAGAAATTGATGCAGTGGTTTCGGCATTGAAAGTAAGTAAAGAAAAAATTGAATCAAAAGGCATCAAGTCGATTCGCAGTCGCGTAGCGAATATTTCCGAATTTTTAAAAGAGCCTATGACGATTGAACAATTCCGCATGGCTATTTTGCATTCAATTTTTGATGGCGAAGACAATGTTCAGTATTACGAACTGACAGATCAAGACTGGGAAAATATTCACGAGTTGTCAAAAGAACGTTATGGCAACTGGGATTGGAATTATGGGAAATCACCTAAATTCAATATTAAACACTCACATCGATTTGCAGTTGGTGGTATTGATGTTCGATTGCAAGTTGAAAAAGGCATTGTACAAGACGTCAATATTTATGGCGACTTTTTCGGTGTTGGTGATATATCTGAAGTCGAGCAAGCGATAGCTGGATCTAAATACGAACGTGTCTCTTTAGGCAAAGCGATTGAAGGTATCGATATTCCAAAACTTCTTGGTGGGATTACGACAGAAGAATTTTTAAAATTAATTTATTAA
- the hemE gene encoding uroporphyrinogen decarboxylase, whose translation MTFNDTYLRATRGEKTDHVPVWYMRQAGRSQPEYRKIKEKYSLEEITHQPELCAYVTKLPVDQYNNDAAILYKDIVTPLPAIGVDVKIKSGIGPVIDNPIRTMADIERLGDINPEQDVDYVLETIRILTQEQLNVPLIGFSGAPFTLASYMIEGGPSKSYNKTKAMMVSEPAMWFALMDKLADTIIPYVKAQIKAGAKAIQIFDSWVGALNVADYRIFIKPVMDRIFAELRTENVPLTIFGVGASHLAKEWHELPVDVVGLDWRLPISEARSMGLTKALQGNFDPAYLLADWSVIEERAKKILDMGMQNDGYIFNLGHGVFPEVNPDTLKRLTSFVHEYSAAHKNNSN comes from the coding sequence ATGACATTCAATGATACTTATCTTCGCGCAACGCGTGGAGAAAAAACAGATCACGTACCGGTTTGGTATATGAGACAAGCTGGACGTTCACAGCCAGAATATCGCAAAATCAAAGAGAAATATTCACTAGAAGAAATTACGCATCAGCCAGAACTATGCGCATACGTAACAAAACTTCCCGTAGATCAATACAATAACGATGCAGCAATTCTTTATAAAGACATCGTAACACCGCTACCAGCAATTGGAGTGGACGTGAAAATCAAATCAGGAATCGGTCCTGTTATCGATAACCCAATTCGTACAATGGCAGATATCGAACGTTTAGGAGATATCAATCCGGAACAAGACGTTGATTATGTTCTTGAAACAATTCGCATACTAACGCAAGAACAATTAAATGTGCCGTTGATTGGATTTTCAGGGGCACCTTTCACATTAGCGAGTTATATGATTGAAGGAGGTCCTTCAAAGAGCTACAACAAAACAAAAGCAATGATGGTATCTGAACCCGCTATGTGGTTCGCCTTGATGGACAAACTAGCCGATACCATTATTCCTTACGTAAAAGCACAAATAAAGGCAGGAGCGAAAGCAATCCAAATTTTTGATTCGTGGGTTGGTGCATTAAACGTTGCAGATTACCGTATTTTTATCAAACCGGTAATGGATCGTATTTTCGCTGAATTGCGTACAGAAAATGTGCCATTAACCATTTTTGGAGTAGGTGCAAGTCATTTAGCAAAAGAATGGCACGAGCTTCCTGTGGACGTTGTTGGATTAGATTGGCGTTTGCCGATTTCTGAAGCGCGTTCAATGGGCTTAACAAAAGCATTACAAGGCAACTTTGACCCGGCTTATTTATTGGCAGATTGGTCAGTAATCGAAGAGCGGGCGAAAAAGATTTTAGATATGGGTATGCAAAATGATGGGTATATCTTTAACTTAGGTCACGGAGTATTCCCTGAGGTGAATCCAGATACCTTGAAACGCTTAACATCATTTGTTCACGAATACAGTGCTGCACACAAAAATAACTCGAATTAA
- a CDS encoding HIT family protein: MKNCIFCKIIAGEIPSVKIYEDEHVFAFMDIMPLSKGHTLLIPKTHREFVYDMTPEEAGNLFAVAPKIAKAINETFQPEGMNLLNNNGAKAGQSVFHFHLHFIPRYGQSDGFGAKWITKEKEFTSERIQELAECVKEKLNAKA, from the coding sequence ATGAAAAATTGTATTTTTTGTAAAATCATTGCTGGAGAAATTCCGAGCGTAAAAATTTACGAAGATGAACATGTTTTCGCCTTTATGGACATTATGCCATTATCTAAAGGTCACACTTTACTTATCCCGAAAACACATCGTGAATTTGTTTACGATATGACACCAGAAGAAGCAGGTAATTTGTTTGCGGTGGCACCTAAAATCGCTAAAGCAATCAATGAAACTTTTCAACCAGAAGGTATGAACCTATTAAACAACAACGGTGCTAAAGCTGGACAAAGTGTCTTTCATTTTCATTTGCATTTTATTCCACGCTATGGACAAAGTGATGGATTCGGTGCGAAATGGATAACGAAAGAAAAAGAGTTTACTTCTGAACGTATACAGGAACTAGCAGAATGCGTAAAAGAAAAATTAAACGCTAAAGCTTGA
- a CDS encoding antibiotic biosynthesis monooxygenase family protein has protein sequence MNFYMTTGTYDFMKKMRDKYPQETMVLMQGEGTTLMMHETEGKTIFQTPRRYEVVDGTGHFNEKGFFVLNNIPVSEEGRPIFEHRFKNRAGAIENEPGYIAFRVLRPLDSDTYIVLTEWESPAFYEQWKESQAFAKAHSAKPESEVSTQLPNIFSGVSHISTYRAKPEEE, from the coding sequence GTGAACTTTTATATGACAACAGGAACATACGATTTCATGAAAAAAATGCGCGATAAGTATCCACAAGAAACGATGGTCCTTATGCAAGGTGAAGGAACCACTTTGATGATGCATGAAACGGAAGGCAAAACTATTTTTCAAACACCTCGTCGTTATGAAGTAGTCGATGGAACAGGACATTTCAATGAAAAAGGATTTTTTGTTCTTAACAATATTCCAGTTTCAGAAGAAGGACGTCCTATTTTTGAACACCGTTTTAAAAACCGAGCTGGTGCTATTGAAAATGAGCCTGGCTATATCGCATTCCGAGTTTTGAGACCACTTGATTCAGATACGTATATTGTTTTGACAGAGTGGGAGTCTCCTGCTTTTTATGAACAATGGAAAGAATCTCAAGCTTTTGCAAAAGCTCATTCGGCTAAGCCTGAAAGCGAAGTCAGTACACAACTTCCAAATATTTTCTCAGGCGTTTCACATATCAGCACTTACCGAGCAAAACCAGAAGAGGAATGA
- a CDS encoding M20 metallopeptidase family protein, protein MLTTLYNQLDAAYSEMVEIRRHLHMNPEPSFHETNTARYIRDYYEQLGIIVEHGVGGNGVVAKIQGAHPGKTVALRADFDALPIQDQKEDVSYRSTVDGVMHACGHDGHTATLLVLGKTLYNMREELSGTYVLIHQHAEELVPGGAKSMIEAGVLNGVDAIFGTHLWSTTPYGRIDTRVGPIMAAADSFTLKVQGRGGHGASPHETVDAVVTGAQIVSTLQTLVSRRVDPLESAVLSIGSFVAQNPFNIIADQAVLSGTVRTFKEDIRSLMETEMERVIKGITLATNSECDFKFTRGYSAVVNHEQETLFVKDIAQTIPGVTEVYDCPPQMGGEDFAYYLEKIPGSFFFTGAMPEGDVYPHHHPKFDFKEEAMLIAAKTLGTAAIQFNYK, encoded by the coding sequence ATGCTGACTACATTATATAATCAATTAGATGCTGCCTATTCTGAAATGGTAGAAATCCGACGCCATTTGCATATGAATCCTGAACCTTCATTTCATGAAACAAATACAGCTCGCTATATTCGAGATTATTACGAACAACTAGGAATCATTGTTGAACACGGTGTCGGTGGCAATGGAGTCGTCGCAAAAATTCAAGGAGCACATCCTGGAAAAACTGTCGCATTACGCGCTGATTTTGATGCGTTACCCATTCAAGATCAAAAAGAAGACGTTTCTTATCGTTCCACAGTTGATGGAGTCATGCATGCTTGTGGCCATGATGGTCATACTGCTACACTTTTAGTGCTTGGAAAAACTTTATACAACATGCGAGAAGAATTGTCTGGAACTTATGTATTGATTCACCAACATGCTGAAGAACTTGTTCCAGGTGGTGCAAAATCGATGATTGAAGCGGGTGTGTTAAATGGAGTTGATGCGATTTTCGGCACGCATCTTTGGTCTACGACACCTTACGGACGAATTGACACACGCGTGGGTCCTATCATGGCGGCTGCCGATAGTTTCACGTTAAAAGTACAAGGTCGTGGTGGCCACGGAGCCAGTCCTCACGAAACTGTTGATGCAGTGGTGACAGGTGCTCAAATTGTCTCTACACTACAAACCTTAGTTTCTCGCCGCGTGGATCCATTAGAGTCAGCTGTATTGTCCATTGGCTCGTTTGTTGCACAAAATCCGTTTAATATTATCGCAGATCAAGCGGTTTTATCTGGTACGGTTCGCACCTTCAAAGAAGATATTCGGAGCTTAATGGAAACGGAAATGGAACGTGTGATTAAAGGAATTACTTTAGCTACCAATAGCGAGTGCGATTTTAAATTTACACGTGGCTATTCCGCAGTGGTGAACCATGAACAAGAAACCTTGTTTGTTAAAGATATCGCACAAACAATTCCAGGCGTTACTGAAGTATACGACTGTCCACCTCAAATGGGTGGCGAAGATTTTGCTTATTACTTAGAAAAAATTCCAGGGTCTTTTTTCTTTACAGGTGCGATGCCTGAGGGAGATGTTTATCCGCATCACCATCCAAAATTCGATTTTAAAGAAGAAGCGATGCTGATTGCTGCTAAAACTTTAGGAACAGCTGCTATTCAATTTAATTATAAATAA
- the yhfH gene encoding protein YhfH translates to MIENVVEFFKNLPPKQCASCGEKIEEQHECYGTKCETCNEL, encoded by the coding sequence ATGATTGAAAACGTAGTCGAATTTTTCAAGAACTTACCCCCGAAACAGTGTGCGTCTTGTGGAGAAAAAATAGAAGAGCAGCACGAATGTTATGGTACGAAGTGTGAGACTTGCAACGAATTATAA
- the hemH gene encoding ferrochelatase: MGLLVMAYGTPYSEDDIERYYTHIRRGRKPSEESLEDLKSRYKAIGGISPLAKITLEQANGLCDRLNEVQDDIEFKMYLGLKHIEPFVEDGVEEMKKDGVTEAISIVLAPHFSTFSVKSYNGRAAEAAEKAGISLTSVESWYKEPKFIQYWTEKVSETFDRMSEEERAKACLIVSAHSLPEKIIANGDPYPDQLKETAQMIQQATGVKNVEIGWQSAGQTGEPWIGPDVQDLTRDLFEEKGYTSFVYTPVGFVTDHLEVLFDNDYECKVVCDDIGANYYRPEMPNVQPLFIDGLTDVVLRKLAEK, encoded by the coding sequence ATGGGATTATTAGTAATGGCATATGGAACGCCATACTCAGAAGATGATATTGAACGCTACTACACACATATCCGCCGTGGCCGTAAGCCGAGCGAAGAAAGTCTAGAAGATTTAAAGAGTCGTTACAAAGCAATTGGTGGTATTTCGCCACTTGCTAAAATTACGCTAGAACAAGCGAATGGCCTGTGCGATCGTTTAAATGAAGTTCAAGATGATATTGAATTCAAAATGTATCTAGGTCTTAAACACATCGAGCCATTTGTAGAAGATGGTGTTGAAGAAATGAAAAAAGACGGCGTTACAGAAGCGATCTCAATCGTCTTGGCACCCCATTTTTCAACGTTCTCAGTAAAATCGTATAATGGCCGTGCAGCAGAAGCAGCTGAAAAAGCAGGCATCTCTTTGACTTCTGTTGAAAGTTGGTATAAAGAACCAAAATTCATCCAATATTGGACGGAAAAAGTAAGTGAAACGTTTGATAGAATGTCAGAAGAAGAACGAGCAAAAGCTTGCTTAATCGTATCTGCGCATTCATTGCCAGAAAAGATTATTGCAAATGGCGATCCTTACCCAGACCAATTAAAAGAAACAGCCCAAATGATTCAACAAGCAACGGGCGTTAAAAATGTAGAAATTGGCTGGCAAAGTGCTGGACAAACAGGCGAACCTTGGATTGGACCAGATGTTCAAGACTTAACCCGTGATCTTTTCGAAGAAAAAGGGTATACATCGTTTGTTTATACACCCGTTGGCTTTGTAACAGATCATTTAGAAGTTCTTTTCGATAACGATTATGAATGTAAAGTGGTATGTGATGACATTGGTGCAAATTATTATCGTCCAGAAATGCCAAACGTTCAGCCTTTATTTATTGATGGATTGACAGACGTTGTATTACGCAAGCTAGCAGAAAAATAA
- a CDS encoding FixH family protein, with translation MKKILWLALPFLLLSACGSAESDSSGAGDLVEEVKVAFNTETQAEPAEDVVLSVTVTQGDDEVDDAEEVVYEVWQSGDRNNSEMIPAEYTENGIYEAKTSFKEEGVYYMQAHTTARSLHVMPKQEITVGNPDPGSIIADDSDDAQGMDKMEDHSGH, from the coding sequence ATGAAAAAAATTCTATGGCTGGCGCTACCATTTCTTTTGCTTAGTGCGTGTGGATCAGCAGAAAGCGATTCTTCAGGTGCTGGAGATTTAGTGGAAGAAGTAAAGGTAGCATTTAATACTGAAACACAAGCTGAACCTGCTGAAGACGTTGTTCTTTCTGTAACTGTTACACAAGGGGATGATGAAGTAGACGATGCAGAAGAAGTTGTTTACGAGGTATGGCAATCGGGAGATCGTAACAATAGCGAAATGATCCCAGCTGAATATACTGAGAACGGCATCTACGAAGCAAAAACAAGTTTTAAAGAAGAAGGTGTGTATTATATGCAAGCACACACAACGGCGCGCTCGTTGCATGTAATGCCAAAACAAGAAATTACAGTAGGAAATCCAGATCCGGGGTCTATTATTGCAGATGATAGTGATGATGCACAGGGCATGGATAAAATGGAAGATCACTCTGGCCACTAA
- a CDS encoding sodium:calcium antiporter has protein sequence MVFVIFILAAALTVFASIKLSQYADVISSKTAMGGMMVGTLLLAGATSLPEVSTSFSAAAIGNADIAVGNMIGSNLFNLFILAGFDFLLRGRRILNRASRNNIYTALLGTLLTVLVILALWLRLDTQILGVGLDALIIAITYIVGMVVINKLPSLDPEAEAVAESEEEPDNPSASLSSKAAIFRFVIAALVILAAGTALSITGDEIAIITGIGSSFIGSFLIAAATSLPEAISVFVALRLSNVNMAVGAILGSNIFNMIILALSDPVYTSGTIISGVSGANMIIAVGVLIMSLLALFGLYRKESASTWSYALPSVIILIVYFAASYLNFTY, from the coding sequence TTGGTTTTCGTTATCTTCATATTAGCAGCGGCACTTACAGTTTTCGCTTCCATCAAGCTGTCTCAGTACGCCGATGTAATCAGTTCTAAAACAGCTATGGGCGGAATGATGGTAGGTACGCTGTTGTTAGCAGGTGCTACCTCTCTTCCTGAAGTTTCAACTAGTTTTTCAGCAGCGGCGATTGGCAACGCCGATATTGCAGTTGGAAATATGATTGGCTCTAACCTGTTCAATTTGTTCATTCTCGCTGGCTTTGATTTTCTTTTGCGAGGACGTCGTATTTTAAATCGTGCGTCACGTAACAATATTTACACAGCACTTCTCGGTACTTTATTAACTGTGTTGGTAATACTAGCACTTTGGTTGCGTTTAGATACGCAAATTTTAGGTGTAGGATTAGATGCATTAATTATCGCAATTACTTATATTGTTGGTATGGTTGTCATCAATAAATTACCTTCACTTGACCCTGAAGCAGAAGCGGTAGCAGAGTCAGAAGAAGAACCCGACAACCCAAGTGCTTCCCTGTCATCCAAAGCTGCTATTTTCCGCTTTGTTATTGCGGCTTTAGTGATTTTGGCAGCTGGTACTGCGTTGTCGATTACAGGAGATGAAATAGCGATTATTACTGGTATTGGATCTAGTTTTATCGGGAGTTTCCTTATTGCAGCAGCTACTTCTCTTCCAGAAGCCATTTCTGTTTTTGTTGCTTTACGGTTGAGCAACGTCAATATGGCGGTTGGAGCGATTCTTGGCAGTAACATTTTCAATATGATTATTTTAGCTTTATCTGATCCAGTTTATACGTCTGGAACAATTATTTCAGGTGTTTCTGGGGCGAATATGATTATTGCAGTTGGTGTGCTGATTATGTCATTGTTGGCTTTGTTTGGTCTTTATAGAAAAGAAAGTGCTTCTACGTGGTCTTATGCATTACCATCTGTAATTATCCTCATCGTGTATTTTGCAGCATCTTACTTAAACTTTACTTATTAA
- the hemY gene encoding protoporphyrinogen oxidase translates to MAVKAHKVVVVGAGITGLSAAYYLQKHATEQGLEIEITLIDAAHRFGGKIQTLQKDGFVIERGPDSFVSRKNSIQQLAKELGIENQLIQSAPGETHVAVGNRLYPIPNGSVMGVPTNFGSFLTSGISSWFGKIRALGDFVLPATHMVEDQPLGKFLRRRFGNELVENLIEPLFSGVFAGDIDRLSLKATFPELLEADQQKGGLIRGLKKNKVAASRAFDTEREGLFQTFKGGLETLIQTLEKELDHCIILKGVKVEKFEQQQEQVKLYLTNDSSISADGVIFALPHGKLMPIFEPHGLLKGLKDIPSTSVATVSLIFPETAVINDLDCTGFVVARNSDFTITACSASHLKWPRLTPPRKKVYRAFIGQVGDEAVVELSDGEIVKAVLEDLQKLLNIRESPEFTVVSRMKEAMPQYLVGHGERIALAKKEVQNALPMLQIAGGSFEGFGLPACVNQGKAAADQLIERFKAQSSDLEETM, encoded by the coding sequence GTGGCAGTAAAAGCGCATAAAGTAGTTGTCGTGGGTGCTGGTATTACAGGATTATCAGCGGCATACTATTTACAAAAACATGCTACTGAGCAAGGTCTGGAGATCGAAATCACATTAATTGATGCAGCTCATCGTTTCGGCGGAAAAATCCAGACTTTGCAAAAGGATGGTTTTGTAATTGAGCGTGGGCCAGACTCGTTTGTTTCTAGAAAAAATAGTATTCAGCAATTAGCAAAAGAATTGGGCATTGAAAATCAATTGATTCAAAGCGCTCCAGGGGAAACTCATGTAGCGGTGGGAAATCGATTGTATCCGATACCTAATGGGTCAGTGATGGGTGTGCCTACAAATTTCGGATCATTTTTGACATCAGGAATTAGCTCTTGGTTTGGTAAGATTCGTGCTTTAGGCGACTTTGTTTTGCCTGCCACACACATGGTTGAAGATCAACCGCTTGGAAAGTTTTTAAGACGCAGATTTGGAAATGAATTGGTTGAGAATTTAATCGAACCCTTATTTTCCGGTGTTTTTGCTGGAGATATTGATCGATTAAGTCTTAAAGCTACATTTCCTGAGTTACTTGAAGCCGACCAACAAAAGGGCGGGTTAATACGTGGGTTAAAGAAAAATAAAGTAGCGGCTTCGAGAGCATTTGATACTGAAAGAGAAGGATTGTTTCAAACCTTTAAAGGTGGACTTGAGACATTGATCCAAACATTGGAAAAAGAACTTGATCACTGCATCATCCTAAAAGGCGTTAAGGTTGAGAAATTTGAACAGCAACAAGAGCAAGTTAAACTTTATTTGACAAATGACTCTTCAATTAGTGCAGATGGTGTGATTTTCGCATTGCCTCATGGCAAATTGATGCCTATTTTTGAACCGCACGGCTTGTTGAAAGGCTTAAAAGATATTCCTTCAACTTCAGTTGCAACAGTTTCTCTCATATTTCCAGAAACTGCCGTCATTAATGATCTCGATTGCACGGGGTTTGTTGTAGCACGTAATAGTGATTTCACGATTACGGCATGTTCTGCATCACATTTGAAATGGCCCCGCTTAACACCTCCTAGAAAAAAAGTTTATCGAGCATTTATAGGTCAAGTGGGTGATGAGGCTGTTGTTGAATTATCAGATGGTGAAATTGTTAAAGCTGTTTTAGAAGACTTGCAAAAATTGTTGAACATTCGAGAAAGTCCTGAATTTACAGTTGTTTCTCGCATGAAAGAAGCAATGCCACAATATTTGGTAGGTCATGGAGAGCGGATTGCTTTAGCAAAAAAAGAAGTTCAAAATGCTCTGCCGATGCTACAAATTGCGGGTGGATCTTTTGAAGGGTTTGGACTGCCTGCTTGTGTTAACCAAGGCAAAGCGGCAGCCGATCAATTGATCGAGCGATTTAAAGCCCAATCAAGTGATTTGGAGGAAACTATGTAA
- a CDS encoding ABC transporter ATP-binding protein translates to MAILEVDALTGGYTRKPVLQEVTFSIGKGELVGLIGLNGAGKSTTIKHIIGLMQPKSGQIRLNGKTFEEDMDSYRSSFSYIPETPVLYEELTLREHLELTAMAYHIDSQQFEQRSAELLKEFRMEKRLKWFPSHFSKGMRQKVMIMSAFLVDPALYIIDEPFVGLDPLGIKSLLEQMEKQKKKGASVLMSTHILSTAERYCDRIILLHNGRVRASGTMNDLRKVFNMPEASLDDLYIAMTEDELNEEFA, encoded by the coding sequence ATGGCTATTTTGGAAGTGGACGCGTTAACGGGGGGATATACACGTAAACCCGTTTTACAAGAAGTAACATTTTCGATAGGCAAAGGGGAGCTTGTTGGGTTGATCGGCTTGAATGGAGCTGGCAAGAGTACAACCATTAAGCACATTATTGGATTAATGCAGCCCAAGTCAGGACAAATTCGATTAAATGGCAAAACTTTTGAAGAAGATATGGACAGTTATCGTTCTTCATTTTCGTATATTCCTGAAACACCGGTTTTATATGAAGAACTAACGTTGCGTGAGCATCTGGAACTAACAGCCATGGCTTATCATATAGATTCCCAACAATTTGAACAGCGCTCTGCCGAATTGTTAAAAGAATTTCGTATGGAAAAGCGTCTAAAATGGTTTCCTTCGCATTTTTCTAAAGGAATGCGTCAAAAAGTAATGATCATGAGTGCATTTTTAGTAGATCCTGCGCTTTACATTATTGATGAACCTTTTGTTGGGCTAGATCCACTTGGTATCAAATCGTTATTAGAGCAAATGGAAAAACAAAAGAAAAAAGGCGCTTCTGTGCTAATGTCGACGCATATTTTATCTACTGCCGAACGATATTGTGATCGTATTATTTTGCTTCATAACGGTCGTGTTCGAGCAAGTGGCACGATGAATGACTTACGCAAAGTATTTAATATGCCAGAAGCATCATTAGATGACTTGTATATTGCGATGACTGAGGATGAACTAAATGAAGAATTTGCATGA
- a CDS encoding ABC transporter permease produces MKNLHDIWSRRLQKYTVEVQNYLKFIFTGHIAVVLLFALGAAGFAYSEWIQDVPPQFPGALLLAVIFGLLLALSPPSTLLKEADMVYFLPLESKLDDFLKPALKWSFLSQLYLPIIVFIVSLPMINALYGLSSAFLVGFPILLLLLKWWNVQTEFAFRKQGAGKEVWLDRLFRFLLVGLFAYFYIEKHLVVAVLILFVIIFYGKWIARKAVGKPFAYEHFIGLEENRMLRFYQFANYFTDVPHLKGKIKARTWLNWIYRFIKSSSKNAHLYLVWRTFIRSDELFYLWVRLTAIILVGAWFMSFQIGMVLFAGALAFATTIQIWQGLTHTQHFRMDNLFPLTRYSRQDAVWKLIIQLQIVQSIIAAIVLLIVGEFITALLTFFVILAVSLITVSVLKNKKN; encoded by the coding sequence ATGAAGAATTTGCATGATATTTGGTCTAGAAGACTTCAAAAATATACAGTAGAAGTTCAAAACTACTTGAAATTTATCTTTACAGGTCATATTGCAGTTGTGTTGCTTTTTGCACTTGGAGCAGCAGGATTTGCTTATAGTGAATGGATTCAAGATGTGCCGCCTCAATTTCCAGGGGCATTGTTATTGGCAGTGATTTTTGGCTTATTACTAGCGCTTAGTCCACCATCAACCTTGTTAAAAGAAGCAGATATGGTTTATTTTTTACCGTTAGAAAGCAAATTAGACGATTTTTTAAAACCTGCTTTAAAATGGTCGTTTTTATCTCAATTATATTTGCCGATTATCGTCTTTATTGTTTCATTGCCGATGATTAATGCATTATATGGCTTATCGTCAGCATTTTTAGTTGGTTTTCCAATTTTGTTATTATTGCTCAAATGGTGGAATGTTCAAACTGAATTTGCTTTTCGAAAGCAAGGAGCTGGAAAAGAAGTTTGGCTTGATCGGTTGTTTCGTTTTCTGCTGGTGGGCTTGTTTGCCTACTTCTATATTGAAAAACACCTAGTAGTGGCTGTGCTTATTTTATTTGTCATTATTTTTTATGGGAAATGGATCGCGCGCAAAGCAGTTGGAAAACCTTTTGCTTATGAGCATTTTATTGGCCTAGAAGAAAACCGCATGTTGCGCTTTTATCAATTTGCGAATTATTTTACTGATGTTCCTCATTTAAAAGGTAAAATAAAGGCAAGAACATGGCTAAATTGGATTTACAGATTTATTAAGTCCAGTTCAAAAAACGCACATTTGTATCTTGTTTGGAGAACGTTTATCCGTTCAGACGAATTGTTTTACTTATGGGTAAGGCTAACAGCGATTATTTTAGTGGGTGCATGGTTCATGTCTTTCCAAATTGGAATGGTTTTGTTTGCAGGAGCTTTGGCGTTTGCGACGACTATTCAAATTTGGCAAGGACTGACACATACACAGCATTTTCGAATGGACAATTTATTTCCATTGACGCGTTATAGCAGACAAGACGCTGTCTGGAAACTCATCATCCAGTTGCAAATAGTGCAAAGTATAATAGCGGCCATTGTTTTACTCATTGTGGGTGAATTTATCACTGCGTTGTTAACGTTTTTTGTGATATTAGCCGTTTCTCTTATTACGGTTAGTGTATTAAAAAATAAAAAAAATTAA